From Halorussus lipolyticus:
TTCGATTCGAGCGACCGACTGGACGACATCGAGATTCCCGTCCTCGTCGCCCACGGCACCGACGACCGAGTTCTGCCGGTCGAGAACGCCGACCGCCTCTACCAGAAGCTTTCGAAGGTACAACTCGCCGTCTTCGAGGGCGGGTCCCACCTGTTCTTCATCGAGCAGTCCGAGGAGGTCACCGACCGACTCGTGGAGTTCCTGAGCCATGTTTAGCCACGACCAGCGACCCTACGACTGGGTGGGCGCGTGGAGCGAGAAGCGCGCCCGCCTCTCGCCAGATTCGGTCGGCCTCGTGGACGCCACGACCGGCGAGCGGTTCACCTACGCCGACCTCGACGCGCGGGCCAATCGGACCGCGAGGCTCCTCCGCGAGGAGGGCGTCGTGGGCGGCCGAGCAGTCGGCGAGGACGAAGACGGCGAGCGCGTCGCGGTCCTCTCGCGGAACCGCCCGGAACTCGTGGACCTCTTTTTCGCCACCGCCAAGACCGGCGGCGTCCTCGCGCCCCTCTCCCACCGCCTCGCTGGGGGCGAACTGGTCGAGATGCTCAACGACGTGGACCCGGCCCTGCTGGTGGTCGAAGACCCCTTCGCCGACCTCGCCGAGCGCGTGCTGGACCACGAGAACCGGGAGTTCGACTGCTCGGTCCTCGCGCTTTCGACCGGCGAAGGCGACTCCGACGCCGACACGTCGGCGTTCGACTCGTGGGCCGACGCGCTCCCCGAAGACGACTCGCCGGTCGAGAGCGCCGACGTGTCGATGGACGACGCCCACCTGTTTCTCCACACCGGCGGTTCGACCGGGGTGCCCAAGGAGACGGTGCTGACCCACGGGTCGCTCGTCTGGAACTCGTTCAACACCATCACCGCGTGGGGTCTCCGCCCCGAGGACGTGACCCCGATGGTGTTCCCGATGTTCCACACCGGCGGATGGAACGTCCTGTCGGTCCCCCTGTTCCACCTCGGCGGCACCGTCGTCATCGCCCGCGAGTTCGAACCCAGTGAGGTCCTGCACCTCGTGGAATCGGAAGGTGCGACTCTCCTCGTCGCAGTTCCGGCGGTCCTCCGGATGATGGCCAACCACGACGACTGGGCCGACACCGACCTCTCGACGCTCCGGTTCGCCAAATCGGGCGGCGGCCCTTGCCGCGAATCGGTCATGGAGGCGTGGTGGGACCGCAGTGTGGACCTCTCGCAGGGCTACGGCCTGACCGAGTGCGGCCCGAACAACTTCACGATGCCCGAGGGCTGGCCCCGCGAGAAGGCCGACAGCGTGGGCGTCCCGGTGATGCACGCCGACGCCAGAGTCGTGGACGACGACGGCGAGAAACTCCCGGCGGGCGAAATCGGCGAACTCGAACTGGCGAGTCCGCACGCCGCAGACCGATACTGGCGCAACGAGGAGGAGACCGAAGCCACGTTCGGGAACGGGTGGGTTTCGACCGGCGATTTGGCCCGCAAGGACGACGAGGGCTACGTCTACATCGAGGGTCGGAAGAAGAACATGTACGTCTCGGGCGGCGAGAACGTCTACCCCGCCGAAGTCGAGGACCGAATCGCCGACCACCCCACGGTCGAGGAGGTCGTGGTCGTGCCGGTCGCCGACGACCAGTGGGGACAGGTCGGCAAGGCGGTCGTGCAGGGCGACGAGACGCTGACCCTCGACGAACTGACCGACTTCTTGGACGGCAAGCTAGCGCGGTTCAAGCGCCCGCGACACCTCGATTTCGTCGAGGAGATGCCGATGTCCGGTCCCTCCAAAATCGACCGACAGGCCGTCAACGACGAGTTCGGCGACGAGTAACCGTCGGGGTCCTCGCCCCCGTCTTTTATCTGGACTCGGGTGGTACTTCTTGTCATGGCTTCGCTGTTCAAACGACTGGTGCGACTCGTCACAATCGCGGACGACGTTCGGAGCGTCGTTCGCTCGCTCAAACTCCTGCGAAAACTGATTCGAGGACTTCGGGGTCGGCCGGGTTCGCTGGCGTAGTCGGGCGTCTCAGCTGAACAGTCGTTCCTTGGCGAACTGGGCCAACAGCGGGATGTCGTCGGTGTGCAGGAGTTTCAGAATCTCGCGGGCGCTTCCGGCGTTGGCGTCGCTCAGGGTCTCGGGGTTGAGT
This genomic window contains:
- a CDS encoding AMP-binding protein; translated protein: MFSHDQRPYDWVGAWSEKRARLSPDSVGLVDATTGERFTYADLDARANRTARLLREEGVVGGRAVGEDEDGERVAVLSRNRPELVDLFFATAKTGGVLAPLSHRLAGGELVEMLNDVDPALLVVEDPFADLAERVLDHENREFDCSVLALSTGEGDSDADTSAFDSWADALPEDDSPVESADVSMDDAHLFLHTGGSTGVPKETVLTHGSLVWNSFNTITAWGLRPEDVTPMVFPMFHTGGWNVLSVPLFHLGGTVVIAREFEPSEVLHLVESEGATLLVAVPAVLRMMANHDDWADTDLSTLRFAKSGGGPCRESVMEAWWDRSVDLSQGYGLTECGPNNFTMPEGWPREKADSVGVPVMHADARVVDDDGEKLPAGEIGELELASPHAADRYWRNEEETEATFGNGWVSTGDLARKDDEGYVYIEGRKKNMYVSGGENVYPAEVEDRIADHPTVEEVVVVPVADDQWGQVGKAVVQGDETLTLDELTDFLDGKLARFKRPRHLDFVEEMPMSGPSKIDRQAVNDEFGDE